In the genome of Candidatus Shapirobacteria bacterium, one region contains:
- a CDS encoding HAD-IA family hydrolase: MINTIIFDFSRVLLFAKDKVYKEDLNPLHKKLLAENPNYAFLDYFELNEELLAYLETIKKKFDLYIFTSGSIQNAKEIKTRIAGIFRGILSAEVMGVSKKDPQAYVSLTKKLAKNPNEVIYIDDSQTIIQAASRAGLNTIQFLDNASVVKKISQLK, translated from the coding sequence ATGATTAACACGATAATTTTTGATTTTTCCCGAGTTTTATTATTTGCCAAGGATAAGGTCTATAAAGAAGACTTAAATCCTTTGCACAAGAAGCTTCTTGCAGAAAATCCAAACTATGCATTTTTGGACTATTTTGAGTTAAACGAAGAACTACTCGCTTACCTTGAAACAATTAAGAAAAAGTTTGATCTTTATATTTTTACTTCTGGTTCAATCCAAAACGCCAAAGAGATAAAAACTAGGATAGCAGGGATTTTTAGAGGTATTTTATCGGCAGAAGTAATGGGAGTATCAAAAAAAGACCCGCAAGCCTATGTTTCCCTGACTAAAAAATTAGCTAAAAATCCGAATGAGGTTATTTATATAGACGATAGTCAAACAATCATACAAGCCGCTTCCCGGGCTGGATTGAATACAATTCAATTTTTGGATAATGCAAGCGTTGTTAAAAAGATAAGCCAATTAAAATAA
- a CDS encoding inositol monophosphatase family protein, which yields MIVEASDELLDFTLNTPISAEHKADKSVVTHCDKQIENRLVKIAQSNNLQVVPEEGDKVLEIVKSGNYLTIDPIDGTLGYLEYVNKAIDKGDITDFLKEDLGAASDFCLLLGLVENGIPTFGACYNFITKEKILIDGNNPDNLIRENNTRGYSQEYAIYVDQRPGDFIERELINMSGVSIIKQAALGLKSLYTVINPHKSAITVHRVQIAGLWDIIPAAVACRAFGGKVYDDKGEELKLQDYIALPGTGATIIKGDKFNFVLDLLKKPRQ from the coding sequence ATGATTGTAGAAGCCTCAGACGAGCTTCTGGATTTCACTCTTAATACTCCCATAAGTGCGGAACATAAGGCAGACAAAAGTGTAGTCACACACTGCGATAAGCAAATAGAAAATAGATTGGTAAAAATCGCACAAAGCAATAATTTACAAGTTGTTCCGGAGGAAGGAGACAAAGTCCTGGAAATTGTGAAGTCGGGCAACTATTTAACTATTGATCCGATTGACGGAACTTTGGGTTATCTGGAATATGTTAACAAGGCCATAGATAAAGGTGATATCACAGATTTTCTTAAAGAGGATTTAGGTGCAGCAAGCGACTTCTGTCTCCTTTTAGGCTTAGTAGAAAATGGTATCCCCACTTTTGGTGCTTGCTACAACTTTATAACAAAAGAAAAGATTCTTATAGACGGTAACAATCCAGATAACTTAATTAGGGAAAACAATACTCGGGGATACTCACAAGAATATGCGATATATGTTGACCAAAGACCTGGCGATTTTATTGAACGGGAACTTATAAATATGTCTGGTGTAAGTATAATAAAACAAGCCGCATTAGGGCTAAAATCTCTCTATACAGTCATAAACCCACACAAATCGGCAATCACAGTTCACCGGGTTCAAATTGCTGGTTTGTGGGATATTATACCTGCCGCAGTTGCTTGTAGAGCATTTGGCGGAAAGGTCTATGACGATAAAGGTGAGGAGCTGAAACTTCAAGACTATATAGCTCTACCTGGCACGGGAGCAACAATTATTAAAGGTGATAAATTTAATTTTGTTTTAGACCTCTTAAAAAAGCCAAGACAATAA
- a CDS encoding NUDIX hydrolase, translating to MNNKLPPCCYRVSIKALIFKDEKILLIKEADGRWSLPGGGLEVGESFSSAVTRELEEEIGVKATKVSSQPLYTWTLVSVNKHGNLVPKVILAFVVETDSFNFKNDSSESVEINFFSKLEILTLDLHPNAQELCKVL from the coding sequence ATGAATAATAAACTACCTCCTTGTTGTTATAGGGTATCGATTAAGGCATTGATATTTAAGGATGAGAAAATACTTTTGATAAAAGAAGCTGATGGCAGGTGGAGTTTACCTGGTGGAGGACTAGAGGTTGGAGAATCGTTTTCATCAGCGGTTACAAGAGAGTTGGAGGAAGAAATTGGTGTGAAAGCAACAAAAGTTTCCTCTCAACCTTTATACACCTGGACGCTTGTAAGTGTTAATAAACACGGTAATTTAGTTCCTAAAGTAATTTTGGCTTTTGTTGTTGAAACAGATTCTTTTAATTTCAAGAATGATTCTAGTGAAAGTGTTGAAATAAATTTCTTTTCAAAATTAGAAATACTAACATTGGACTTACATCCAAACGCGCAGGAATTATGTAAAGTTCTCTAG
- a CDS encoding acetate--CoA ligase family protein yields MSRDLSGLFNPKSIAVIGASRSPKKLGAIVLKNINISGFSGRVYPVNPNVYNVGPVKFYPDVASLPEVPDLAVIAIPAGGVLGVLEECGKAGIKNIVIFSAGFKEAGEEGQALEKQLIAIATYYKFNILGPNCLGFASTVPPLNVTFGQVIKNRSSLRFISQSGALASSLFDWCQSTGLGFNSFITIGNKAVVNENDILEYWLPQLGKSSETTRPVGLYLESIVSGQDFIKTVKQITPHNPVFILKPGRSAAAVEAMRSHTGAIAGEDRVLRAALAEAGAIHCQELGDFFDLAQALAWKNAPRGPQVAIVSNAGGPAVMTTDTVADCGLEMAKFSRATHQKLLECLPRVASALNPVDVLGDALAQRFGEALEIILQEKTAHAIVALLTPQLMTQIEKTAEIIGKLSARYSQPIFCSFIGGYHTVDGKKILNQYKIPNYSYPERAIKVIAKMWQWQNWRKHRSVSRLSGRLLTENLPGVEKILNQAVAAKLPTLDNLQADRLMGMIKVPTPPTEVITSVNQAVIFGRKYGWPVVLKLSSVGLLHKSNVGGVIVGIKSARELTNDFNKLVRKTAKLKKENGQETGIQIQKQVVGGIEIIFGIRRDACFGHIFLFGAGGKYAEVLDDHNLGLLPITLEKAKKLVARSKIFKMLSGYRDDPPYNLSRLYEIMMTLGQLVTSYPQIKEIEVNPMIITHKGVWAVDPKVILNQENN; encoded by the coding sequence ATGTCGCGCGACCTATCCGGTTTGTTTAATCCAAAATCAATTGCGGTAATCGGGGCATCCCGGTCGCCTAAAAAACTCGGGGCGATAGTTCTCAAAAACATAAATATCTCCGGTTTTTCAGGCCGGGTGTATCCGGTTAATCCTAATGTTTACAATGTCGGCCCGGTGAAATTTTACCCGGATGTGGCTAGTCTACCGGAAGTACCTGATTTGGCGGTGATTGCGATTCCCGCGGGAGGAGTTTTGGGGGTATTGGAAGAATGCGGAAAGGCGGGGATTAAAAATATTGTCATATTTTCGGCCGGATTTAAGGAAGCCGGAGAAGAGGGCCAGGCACTGGAAAAACAACTAATCGCGATTGCGACTTATTACAAATTTAATATTCTGGGGCCAAATTGCCTGGGTTTTGCCTCGACTGTCCCCCCGCTTAACGTGACTTTTGGCCAGGTTATCAAAAACCGCAGTAGTTTAAGATTTATATCCCAATCGGGGGCTTTGGCCTCAAGCTTGTTTGATTGGTGCCAGTCGACCGGTCTCGGTTTTAACAGTTTTATAACTATCGGCAACAAAGCGGTAGTTAATGAAAACGATATTTTGGAATATTGGCTGCCACAACTGGGCAAGAGTAGCGAGACAACACGACCGGTGGGTTTATATCTTGAGTCAATCGTGTCGGGCCAGGATTTTATTAAAACCGTAAAACAAATTACCCCCCACAATCCCGTATTTATTTTGAAACCAGGCAGGTCGGCGGCGGCGGTAGAAGCGATGCGTTCACACACCGGGGCTATTGCCGGAGAAGATAGAGTGCTTCGGGCGGCTCTGGCTGAAGCCGGGGCGATTCATTGCCAGGAACTGGGTGATTTTTTTGATTTGGCTCAGGCGTTGGCGTGGAAAAACGCTCCCCGCGGCCCACAAGTAGCCATAGTTTCAAACGCCGGCGGGCCGGCGGTAATGACAACTGATACGGTGGCTGACTGCGGGTTGGAAATGGCTAAGTTTAGCCGTGCTACCCACCAAAAATTATTGGAGTGCCTACCCCGGGTGGCCTCGGCGCTTAACCCGGTAGATGTTTTGGGTGACGCACTGGCGCAGCGGTTTGGAGAAGCTTTGGAAATAATTTTGCAGGAAAAAACAGCCCACGCGATAGTAGCGTTACTAACGCCGCAACTGATGACGCAGATCGAAAAAACGGCCGAAATAATCGGAAAACTATCGGCCAGATACTCTCAGCCAATCTTTTGCTCGTTTATAGGCGGCTATCATACGGTTGACGGCAAAAAAATACTCAATCAATATAAAATTCCGAATTATTCTTATCCTGAAAGAGCAATTAAAGTGATCGCCAAAATGTGGCAATGGCAAAACTGGCGCAAACACAGGTCGGTATCCCGTCTTTCGGGACGACTGTTAACGGAAAATCTGCCGGGGGTGGAAAAAATTCTTAATCAAGCAGTAGCGGCAAAATTACCAACGCTTGATAATCTACAAGCTGACAGATTGATGGGGATGATCAAAGTGCCCACTCCCCCGACTGAAGTTATCACTTCTGTAAACCAGGCGGTAATTTTTGGCCGAAAGTACGGTTGGCCGGTGGTTTTGAAATTATCGTCGGTGGGACTTTTGCACAAATCAAATGTGGGCGGGGTGATTGTGGGCATTAAGTCGGCCCGGGAACTTACCAATGACTTTAATAAGCTTGTCCGCAAGACAGCTAAACTGAAAAAAGAAAATGGGCAAGAGACGGGAATCCAGATTCAGAAACAAGTGGTGGGGGGAATTGAAATAATATTCGGGATTCGACGTGATGCCTGTTTTGGGCATATCTTTTTGTTTGGCGCCGGAGGCAAGTATGCTGAAGTTTTGGATGACCATAACTTGGGATTGTTGCCCATTACTTTGGAAAAAGCCAAAAAGTTGGTGGCGAGGAGCAAAATATTTAAAATGTTGTCGGGGTATCGGGATGATCCGCCGTATAACCTCAGCAGACTTTATGAAATTATGATGACTCTGGGGCAACTGGTAACTAGCTATCCACAGATTAAGGAAATTGAAGTTAACCCAATGATTATTACTCACAAAGGGGTTTGGGCGGTGGATCCCAAAGTTATACTGAATCAGGAAAATAATTGA
- a CDS encoding SDR family oxidoreductase has product MKLENKVAIVTGAASGIGRAIAVLFAKEGAKVIVSDINAQGVGQVVSEITAAHGIATAASADVARQEEVDSLIDSAVKTYGTLDILVNNAGIMDNFVPIADVTDELWEKVLGVNLTGPMRTIRKAMPIFSQNKKGNIINISSIGGLQGSRAGAAYTASKHAVIGLTKNIGFQYAKEGIRCNAITPGGVNTNIGKTIDNPNKFGMERAMSGVGNNPRMGEPLEIAQVALFLASDDSSLVNGAVITADSGWTAY; this is encoded by the coding sequence ATGAAACTAGAAAACAAAGTTGCCATTGTCACCGGCGCCGCCAGCGGTATTGGTAGAGCCATCGCTGTTTTATTTGCCAAAGAAGGGGCCAAAGTAATTGTTTCGGATATCAACGCGCAAGGTGTCGGGCAAGTAGTTTCGGAAATTACCGCTGCCCATGGGATTGCCACTGCCGCTTCCGCCGATGTCGCTCGCCAGGAAGAGGTGGACAGCCTTATTGATTCTGCCGTCAAGACTTATGGAACTCTGGATATTTTAGTCAACAATGCCGGTATTATGGACAATTTTGTCCCTATTGCCGATGTTACCGATGAGCTTTGGGAAAAAGTCCTGGGTGTCAATCTCACCGGACCCATGCGCACTATCAGAAAAGCCATGCCGATATTTTCCCAAAACAAAAAGGGGAATATCATCAATATTTCATCCATTGGTGGATTACAGGGTTCACGTGCCGGCGCCGCCTATACCGCTTCAAAACACGCTGTAATCGGGTTAACCAAAAACATCGGTTTTCAATACGCCAAAGAGGGTATCCGCTGCAATGCTATCACCCCCGGTGGTGTCAATACCAATATCGGCAAAACCATCGATAACCCCAATAAATTTGGAATGGAACGAGCTATGTCGGGCGTGGGCAATAATCCCCGGATGGGTGAACCTCTCGAGATCGCCCAAGTGGCCTTGTTTCTCGCCTCAGATGATTCCAGTTTGGTAAACGGGGCCGTCATTACTGCCGACTCCGGTTGGACGGCGTATTAG
- a CDS encoding [Fe-Fe] hydrogenase large subunit C-terminal domain-containing protein codes for MNESQTLTELLKNGSPLVAMLAPSFPIVFNPKTIVGQLKRAGFQQVVEISVGAKRTNEMIIEALKKDETSRFIASPCPNIVRMIRTKFPEAVKYLALSADSPMVATTRIVIEKFSGKRPVFIGPCLVKRLEAAQDYPELNILCITYRDLQQIFADLKIEEEERDKNVAFDLSGEETRLYPISGGLAQSSGVRDLLSDDDIEVVSGAKNAEEAVKRFLDSDHLRLLDILFCEGGCISGPGIDSPLTLEERRKKVTDYWNRQVGQLP; via the coding sequence ATGAATGAAAGTCAGACCTTAACAGAGCTTCTGAAAAATGGTAGCCCATTGGTGGCGATGTTGGCACCGTCGTTTCCGATTGTTTTTAATCCAAAAACTATTGTTGGGCAATTAAAGCGGGCCGGGTTTCAGCAAGTGGTTGAGATTTCGGTGGGAGCCAAACGCACCAACGAAATGATTATTGAGGCGCTGAAAAAAGACGAAACTTCCAGATTTATTGCCAGCCCTTGCCCTAATATTGTCAGAATGATACGAACAAAATTTCCGGAAGCGGTAAAGTATTTGGCCTTAAGCGCTGATTCACCCATGGTGGCCACCACCCGCATAGTTATTGAGAAATTCAGCGGTAAACGACCGGTTTTTATCGGCCCGTGTCTGGTAAAGAGACTGGAAGCCGCGCAAGATTATCCGGAACTAAACATTCTTTGTATAACCTATAGGGATTTACAACAAATTTTTGCTGATCTAAAAATCGAAGAGGAAGAGAGAGATAAAAATGTAGCGTTTGATTTATCCGGGGAAGAAACCCGACTCTATCCTATTTCGGGCGGATTGGCTCAAAGCAGCGGGGTGAGGGATCTTCTAAGTGACGATGATATTGAAGTGGTATCAGGGGCGAAAAATGCAGAGGAGGCGGTGAAACGGTTTCTTGACTCTGACCATCTCCGGCTTCTTGATATTCTTTTCTGTGAGGGAGGGTGTATCAGCGGCCCGGGAATTGACAGTCCATTAACTTTGGAAGAAAGGCGGAAAAAGGTAACTGATTATTGGAACAGACAAGTTGGTCAACTACCGTAA
- the mltG gene encoding endolytic transglycosylase MltG, with translation MTKYKIVLIIAGLFLTVGVSLSVTYFMFFGAPVPKTQNTQVFTVTLKSAESVIIDKLKSQGFIRSPLAFNLVLYIKNKHNQIEPGGYFLSKNMNVWRVADKLTTSPDMKWVIIPEGLRKEEIGEIFTKTFNWTSDDLDKWNTVYTAMKLDYHEGVYFPDTYLIPVGESGLDIANRMINRFNQKFDPYLPQFAKQNIIWTTGLRLASIIQREAAGKADMPLIAGILWNRLLKEDMKLEIDATVQYARGKTDEGWWSPIKSSDIKNIDSPYNTYKYKGLPPHPISNPGIDAIEAVLNPTDTDCLYYIHDNNRQIHCAPTYKEHLHNIEKYLR, from the coding sequence TTGACGAAGTATAAAATTGTCTTAATAATCGCAGGATTATTTCTCACTGTTGGTGTAAGTTTGTCTGTTACCTACTTCATGTTTTTTGGCGCTCCAGTGCCAAAAACTCAAAACACCCAAGTTTTCACTGTTACCTTGAAATCAGCCGAATCGGTGATAATCGACAAATTAAAAAGTCAGGGGTTTATCCGCAGTCCTCTGGCTTTCAACTTAGTCTTGTATATAAAAAATAAACACAACCAAATCGAGCCGGGAGGATATTTCCTTTCAAAAAACATGAATGTCTGGCGGGTGGCGGATAAACTTACCACATCGCCCGATATGAAATGGGTGATTATCCCCGAAGGGTTAAGAAAAGAAGAAATTGGCGAAATTTTTACAAAAACTTTCAATTGGACCTCCGACGATCTAGACAAATGGAACACCGTCTATACCGCCATGAAACTCGATTATCATGAGGGGGTATATTTCCCCGACACCTATCTTATCCCCGTTGGGGAAAGTGGGCTGGATATTGCCAACCGGATGATCAATCGTTTCAACCAAAAATTCGATCCCTACCTCCCACAGTTTGCCAAACAAAATATTATTTGGACCACCGGGCTTCGACTTGCCTCCATAATTCAGAGGGAAGCGGCGGGCAAAGCTGATATGCCCCTTATTGCCGGAATACTTTGGAACAGGCTTTTGAAAGAAGATATGAAGCTGGAGATCGATGCCACGGTGCAATACGCCCGGGGCAAAACCGACGAAGGTTGGTGGTCACCCATAAAATCTAGCGATATTAAGAATATCGATTCTCCCTACAATACCTATAAATACAAAGGGTTGCCTCCTCACCCGATTAGTAATCCCGGGATAGATGCCATCGAAGCTGTCTTAAACCCGACAGACACCGATTGTTTATATTATATTCATGACAATAACCGGCAGATTCATTGCGCCCCTACCTACAAAGAGCATCTTCACAATATTGAAAAATATTTACGGTAG